From Pseudoleptotrichia goodfellowii, a single genomic window includes:
- a CDS encoding esterase/lipase family protein, with translation MIILPIITFLSLKITKILLYHEYDVKKFGTFNNDVVITFHGIYGEYKDMEVIDKTLEKERYSGINIQYPTTEGTVEEISEKYIAPNVENILKTVEEDNKKRREQGLPEKKVHFVVHSMGTGILRYYLKTHKINNLGKVVFISPPSHGSQLSDNPISDILRDTLGEAVAQFKTAPNSFINSLGEPDYPCYVIIGNKSNNFLYSILIPGVDDGMVPFKTSRLENCKYKVMENDTHTSILEDKRTLDEIIEYLRN, from the coding sequence ATGATAATTTTACCAATAATTACTTTTTTAAGCCTTAAAATCACGAAAATTCTTTTATATCACGAATACGATGTCAAGAAATTCGGTACTTTCAATAATGATGTTGTTATTACGTTTCACGGGATTTACGGCGAGTATAAAGATATGGAAGTCATTGACAAAACCCTTGAAAAAGAAAGATATTCGGGCATAAATATACAATATCCGACTACAGAAGGTACTGTCGAAGAAATTTCCGAAAAATATATCGCTCCGAATGTAGAAAATATCTTGAAAACAGTCGAAGAGGATAATAAAAAAAGACGGGAACAGGGACTTCCCGAAAAGAAAGTACATTTTGTAGTCCATTCTATGGGAACAGGGATTTTGAGATATTATTTAAAAACTCACAAAATAAATAACTTAGGAAAAGTCGTTTTTATTTCCCCTCCTTCACACGGAAGTCAACTGTCTGACAATCCTATATCCGACATACTCAGAGATACTTTAGGAGAGGCAGTTGCCCAATTTAAAACTGCTCCGAACAGTTTTATAAATTCTTTGGGAGAGCCTGATTATCCGTGCTATGTAATAATAGGAAATAAATCCAATAATTTTCTTTATTCTATTTTGATTCCGGGAGTGGACGACGGAATGGTCCCTTTTAAAACTTCAAGATTGGAAAACTGTAAATACAAAGTAATGGAAAATGACACACATACAAGTATCTTGGAGGACAAAAGAACACTTGACGAGATTATTGAGTATTTGAGAAATTAA
- a CDS encoding type III pantothenate kinase: protein MILGFDIGNTHIVPIFYDNNGKIKASFRIPTRLSFTEDTLFSMLKTLADNNNINIYDVTDIAVSSVVPHINEIFEYLGQNYFDIQPEFISLDTINDEIKLLDGMERGLGADRIADILAAKKLFPEKEFVIIDFGTATTFDAVKNSTYMGGCILPGIELSVNTLFNNTAKLPKIKFEKPDTVFGIDTVTQINAGIFYGNVGTIKELISQYKKEMPEAYIISTGGQGKKISEYISEIDEYIPKLGEKGIFEFYKLRKK from the coding sequence ATGATTTTAGGATTTGATATAGGAAATACTCATATTGTTCCGATATTTTATGATAACAACGGCAAAATTAAAGCGTCTTTCAGAATTCCGACACGTTTATCTTTCACTGAAGACACTTTGTTTTCCATGCTGAAAACATTGGCAGATAACAATAATATAAATATTTACGATGTTACGGATATTGCCGTTTCTTCGGTCGTTCCTCATATTAATGAGATTTTCGAGTATCTGGGACAGAATTATTTTGATATTCAGCCTGAATTTATTTCTCTCGATACTATAAACGATGAAATTAAATTACTCGACGGAATGGAAAGAGGATTGGGTGCTGATAGAATAGCCGATATTTTGGCGGCTAAAAAACTTTTCCCCGAAAAAGAATTTGTAATTATCGATTTCGGTACGGCAACTACTTTTGATGCAGTTAAAAATTCCACTTATATGGGCGGTTGTATATTGCCGGGAATCGAATTATCCGTAAATACGCTATTTAACAACACGGCAAAACTTCCGAAAATTAAGTTTGAAAAGCCTGATACTGTTTTCGGAATTGACACGGTTACACAAATTAATGCCGGTATTTTTTACGGAAATGTAGGAACAATAAAAGAACTTATCTCCCAATACAAAAAAGAAATGCCCGAAGCATACATAATTTCCACAGGCGGTCAAGGTAAAAAAATATCCGAATATATTTCGGAAATTGATGAATATATTCCGAAACTCGGTGAAAAAGGGATATTTGAATTTTATAAACTTCGTAAAAAATAA